Genomic DNA from Telopea speciosissima isolate NSW1024214 ecotype Mountain lineage chromosome 2, Tspe_v1, whole genome shotgun sequence:
ATGTAAGCAATTCCAAGGTTTCATGAGGGAAGTAATGCTACTTTTTAATGCTTACTTCTCCTTGAGACAAGCTTTAATTATCCATTAAGAACATCTACAAAAGTTGCACAATTCAAGGCTTTGAGTGTGGGCTTGAGTGTGAAGATCTGTGAAGAGGTTTTATTTATACAAGCCGAGTGAAGGATGGTTGATTGGATTGTTTATCCGTCTcctataatttttgtttactttgttaTTGGTACTTGTGCATACCTCTTGTCACCTTGATCTTACTAATTAGTTTATATTGCTATTTGATGGTTTTGTGTAGGATGGAGATGGTGTTCGGTCTTGGAATTTCACTTTTGGGCTTGGTTTCCTCACTGGGAGTATAACTTTGGTGGCTTTGAGATCCATGAACTAATATTATTTTACTTGCTAATTGGGTTATGAATTTTGTATAGAAGGGGTCTCTTTGTGGTCTTTTTGCAGATCGAACCTtagtactatggattttgtgtaggaggggatcttttatctttttgtagTATTGGAACCTTAGAACTATGGATTCGTGTAGGAGGGGATCTTGTCTTTTTGCAAGATCGGAACCTTAGTACTTTAgactctatttttattttatgtttaatgGATATTTTATATAGTTCAATATATCTTGGCATTAGTAAAATCATTATTTTGTGGGATTTATGTGTTCTATATGAAACAAGTGGTCGAAAAGATTAATATGGATGAATGCATTATATATGAAATAGGTAGAATGAATCTATTATATTTGAAACAGTTAATGGAATAGATACAAGCTgttcttaaattaaaaaaaaaaaatagcacctATAGCGGCTTTTTTAAAAACGTCGGCAAAAAAAAAGCGAGGCCTCATTTACCGGCGTTTATTAACAAATGCCTCAATATTATTGCCTACATGGCGCTTTTCTAAACGTCGTTTTAGTGTACTAAGCCCGGCATTTGCTACAAACGCCGCAACAATTAGAAATTCAAGTGCCTACCTCGGCACTTTTAAAAACGTCGTTGTAGGACATTTTCCATGACGTTTATTAGAAAACGCCGCGGTAAAGGCACATACACAGTCACTCTCAAAAAACGCCGTTGTACAAAAACGGCGGTACCTTCGCCGACGTTTCTACGACACAAAGTAGAAACGTAGTTGAATGATACAGCGGCGTTTAAAAACGCCGTCGTAgacccaatttcttgtagtgaatTAAGAAGATTAATCTGTCACTCTTTCCACAACCTGATAAGTTGGAATGGATGGGAAGTAGGAATGGAGTTTTCTCTGTTCGAAGTGCTTATCATCTCCTTTCTAATAAGGAAAAAACATGTCATTTATCAGCGGCATCTGCCTTGAGGTTGCGCGACTGGAGTATGGTTCCTACTAATGTTTGGAAAATCATCTGGAATAGTAGAACTATACCCAAGATTCAACAGTTTCTATGGCGGGCTTGTTTAAGTGACCTAGCAACAAGAGATGCTCTTAATCGGCGTAACATCAATGTTGATCCGTTGTATGGTCATTGTGGTGAATGTGAACAACTTCACATATTCTCTTGGGTTGTGCATATGCTAAAGTTGTTTGGTTTGGTTGTCTACTTGGTTCTATCTCTTCAATGAATGGAAATCCATCCATTTCGGATTGGATTTATGGTTGGAAGTCATTCTCTACCTAGGGGAAGAAGGAAGCTTGCTCGTTGATAACCTTATGCAACTTTATTTGTTGGTTTTTGTGGTTATCACGCAAGGATATGGTCTTTGGGCGTAGACTTTGGCATCCAAGTGAAGTAATTTCTGCTGTTGTGGAGGCTTTCCAGGAGTTTTATGGGTGTTCAAACTACTGTTGCTACTACCTCTCCAACAACTCTAAACTTACCATAACAATGGATAGCACCATCTGCAGATTTTATCAAGTACAACTGTGATGCCAATTTGTCTTTAGACTTATGCATACCAGGGATTGGTTTCATTCGTAGAGATCACATTGTAATGCCTTTGATAGTTGTGTTTGATCCAATATCTTTTTCGGATGTTATGGTTGGTGAGGCTCATGCTATTCGTATGGCACTGTTGGAGATGATCAAGAATGGATTTACGCAAGTTATGGTTGAATCTGATAATATAAATCTGATTACACATATTAAGGATGGTGGTGGGACTTCACCTTTGCTGATTCAAGTGATCATTGAAGATATTatccatctttctttcttgtttgtaTCTTGTAGCTTCACTTATATTCCACGGGAGATTAACAGCGTGACTGACTCCTTGACTATGAGGGCTTTGTCATTAACATGCACGACTGACTGGCCCGTTTCCACTCTATGGTTGTGTGAGATGTGTCATTCTTCGCTACCATGAGCTTTGCATGTCTTTTTGTTTATAAAgacttgtttaccaaaaaaaaaatatggttaaTCCTTCCCAATAAATATAAAGAaaggcccaaaaaaaaatatatattaaaattctttttgaccaaaaaaaaatattaaagttCCTTATCACTCTCCAGCCTGGCAGCCTCCACTAAATTGTTTTGAAACTATATAACGCATTGAGAAGTCACACGCGGTTGCGGGTACGTAACGTCCCTTAACCACTCAAGATTGGATAGACCAACTAATCTGATCTATGAATAATCATATAAAGAGTATGTCCTGTAGAATCTTAGCCGCCTAGAAATAGAGTAGGGAGAAATGACAGACTGGCACCAATAGGGCTGGCACCTTAATTAGGGACAAAGACAGAAACAAGTTTCCAATGTGTAAGTTGCAGTATTTGCATAAACAAAACTGAAAGGCTGTCTTTAATGTGATAAAATTAAACTGAAAGGCTGtctttaatttgatttttatttctttattttaattatttcgTATGATTTGTGGGTCATATTTTGTtaaactaaaatttaaataaatagaaatttaGAAACAGGGGGAGACATGTTGTCCAGTCTCTTTATGAAGGAGAAATTCTTTCTACCTATAGTTATGCACTAATTTAGTGGGATAAAATGGTAATTGGAAACTTTTTAAATGTCTTTTAGTCCTGTACCATTAGTAGGGAGTTGGGACTTTGAGTTGATACCGAGTTTGAGAATGTACCCGTTCATATTTGGATGCACATCGGTTCTATAATAGCTCTGGTAAGATATTATAAGTTTTCACATCGAACTATTCACATCGGATATGGGATTATTACTTTTGCTTTTTGCATGGAACTCCAATACAAGAGAGAAGTAATATGTGAGGTTGGAAAAAATGATGACATGACGCATCATGGTGGAATGATGCAATCCCTTGCGAAATTGGCATTCATTGGCACTGTTGTTCCCATCATTAGACGATGATGCACCTGACCTTTTTCTAGGGAAAAACACCAAGATTTTGTTCTCGGGATGGCTAGACACCGGTACGGGCATTTATGTTCTAGCACTGATCTTGGTGTCCGGGCTCCTAGCTACTGGAGCAGTGGCTTTCtcacaatttggatcctttgttGCTTGCCCATGCGGCCGGCGTGCAACCTCACACATGCATGGCATGGATCCcatatggaccccacctgggcagggtGCTCAGGCAGTGTGggtagggcagtcatttcatCTATGCTTATATGAGGCTACACGCTGGCCGCACGGGCAGGCAACAACAGATGATCTCGATCCGACTTTCTCATTACCGATTGATCAAATCGGAAATCAACAATGTGGTGGCTGGGTTGCTGTAGACGCTCATGCAGGCAATCCGTAGATGGGCCTTTACTATTTATATATTGGGAACCTATGGAGGCTGGAGCCATTGGCAACCTTGCCCTAATCTCTGCATAAACCTCCCAATCCTTAAGAAGCTTGATGCCATGTTACTAAGCATCCTTGATGACCACTTGATAAGTTGCTGAAGCTGAAGCTGACATGGTGCTGCTTAGCCGTCGTCTTCCTCTTTTGGAAGTGGCTATGGTGACCACTTTCAAGTTGATAAGTACCAAGAATGATTCAGTAGTAACTACAACAATTCCAATCTAGGTGGCCTTAGGCAGGACCCCCTCACAGATTTTCCTCCTCTCAATTCCTAATCTTACAATTTATGTCAATTACTCCTTTAAAATCATGAAATGTGGCACTTTTTAATCTAACGGTCATGAGAGAATCCAACTTTAACCCAACCCCATCCCTAACCTaacccattctctctcctctctcacagAGGCACAAACTATCTCTCTCCGATGACTCTCCGATCACCATTGCCCCACTCTcatctcctctgcaacccctcCCCAGTCCCCACCTCCTCTGTTCTTTCTCCCCATTCCTCTTCTTGCAcagaaacaagagagagaaaaccctCATCACCCCTTTGCAGAGCAGTCAAACACGCACCACCCTCTGCAACCTCCCCCACCTCAGGCTTGCTCTAGCTGTCCTCCCCTTCAACCCCAACCCACCTCCCGGGAGTCAAGGACCCCGTGAAACATGCCCTCCTTCTCGCGCTCTCACTCTCCCTTCCTAATTCCACCCTCCCCTGTTTTTCCTACCGCCCCACCCCCTATGTGAAGAAGTGaggattttaattaaaaaacagaagaaTCACTAAAGATTGAAATAAAAGGGGAGAGATAAGAAGGATTGAgggattgaataaaaaattagaaaattgaGGAGGTTAATTGGAAGTGAAATAAAACGGGAGAGGTGATTGAAAGTTGTAGCTTGAATTGAAAacgggagaaaaaaaaatgaacagtTGGACAACAAATTGGTTCTGCAACTAGTTTTAAAACCTATAGCTTGagttaaaaatagagaaaaaaacatGATATCTTGATTTCGGGAGTTTGGCTCCACTTCTTCCTCCtcgctagggatgtaaacggatcggatgtgatcggatccggatgTTCCCtagccgaatacggatacctctaaatggattcggatgtagatcgaattcggattttcgaccatttgtatacatctctgccttgtgtaacccggaccttcctctccCTAGCCGATACagttcactctcaatccatatctcttagatcatgattctcttttcctcatattctagaacctatttgaatcttaaaaaccctcaagatcattatttacttaattttttattttttatgtatttaaatttttttcgggatggatttttatcaaagtattcggatttttttccggatatctctaaacgaatacaaatgtccctaaatggatatggattcAGATCAGATTCgaattttcggttatccatttgcATCCCTATTCCTCGCATCATGAACTGGAAGTTCTAAATCTTCCTTCTTCCATTTGTCCATGCCGGGAGCAAAGGAGTAAGAGAAATTTGTTAGTCAATGTTAGGGCTAAGCTTTGCACACGAAATGAAGCAACAGAAACTATCCAGGCTCTAGTCCATATCTTCTTTCAAGTTTCTATGTTCTTAGTCAACCTCTTACGGAGGTCTATTGTCTCATGTCTGGAAATCTGGTGATTTGGATGTTCCCAAGAAGTATTTGTGCATCTGGGCTTCTTGCTTTAGGGTCTCACTATTCGGCAATGGTTTTTGATATGATTCACTTGTGTCTCTTCAATAGAGAGATTGTGATTAAATACAAATTAGAGTGTCGTTGGAGAGAGATGGTTTGCGCCTCTGTGAGAGAGGATAGAGAatgggttaggttagggttggggttgggttAAGGTTGGATTCTCTTATGACCATTGGATTAAAAAGTGTCATATGTCATGATTTTAAGGGGGTAATTGACAGAAATTGAAAGATTAATaattgagaggagaaaaatccctTAAAATTCTCTCCCCCTAGCTGTGGCAACTTCCTTAGAAATAGAAAAAGTCAATCCATTTCTGCAAGTGAACTATCAAACCTATTTCTCATTATATAATTTATCGGTAAAAGATTTGAAATTGCATGCAAACTATTTCATATACCCCttgttttttaatgttttcCCATAATACCCCTCATCTAAAACATGAAACTGGACTGACCTGTCCgtgtaggaaaccctctcccataatttatATTCTCATAAAATTTGTGCTTGTTTTGGAAGAAGTATCATAAATGATTGAAGAGTCATCACTCACGAATCACAATACATAAACTATTCTGCCAGTGTTGATCCAATATAAGGGAACGAGGTATTATGATGTAGCAGGTGAGTCTGCCGTTTCAGCTACCACAATATTGTATTCCATCCTTAGCTAATAGTCCTGAAATTATAGTAAAGACGTACTAATTGCACCAACTTCCACTGTTAGGTAAATAATGAAGGTTTTGCTGACACAGATACTTTTGAATATGGaaatttttatttccatttcTTATCGCCACCACGTTGAGTTGATGAACCTTCTAAGGCTTATACTAAGCAGTGACGCAATCATGGGTAGTAGGTGTGAGGGGAACTGCTATTAATAATAAGCAATAGGCTGATCTTTTCTAGTGTGGCCCGTGGGGAAAAATTCAGCAAAGCACATCAACAGCTTCTGGCTTTGTTAAGGCGTTGAAGATGAGTCGTTCCATGTTGTTGGTAGCCTGCGTTTTTTCTCTAGCACTGGCTTCTGTGGTTTCGTCCAGTGCGGTGGAGCACACATTAATAGTAATCATGCTGCCATACCTCGCTaaaccttctcttctttcttcgtttccaacttctttttacttttctagaaTTTGAAGCTTTAATTTTAAGATTTCTCAATTCGTTAGGGAGATACATTTCCCTATGCGCTTTAGTCTAACCCTCCAGCTTTCCTGTTCTCTCCATTGGACGGAGTAAATTAGTATGACTTATGAGGTCATTTTACTAATGTAGTTTTGCTCTCTACATTGTGAGAGCAATATTAGAGTTTAGACTTTACATtgtagagagaaaaagagggagagagagatcacaaTAGAAGGGTATTCTGGTCAGTTGAAAAGTTTAAGCATCATTCATGCAGTGCTTTTTTATTacacatgcatgcacatgcaaggaCGAAATTTTGTTTCTACAATTATGACACAGGAATGTTTCAGTTAGAAGGCAGACATCCAAGAAAATAGAATCTTAAaagatattttagaaaatactaaaatctagAAGGATATTTAACCCAAGAAaaaatgaattattttatttctttggcCACTAGCCTTGTAGCTAGAATATTTTAAGGAGCGGGTTGGTGGTTGTCCCTTCCTAGTTCCTATTGCTTCTGCGAGGATAATGACAAGAGTATTCGGTAATCTTCTTTCAATAATTAAGGGTCGGGCATCATTATCTATATGGAATCTATGCATTATACAAAtaaaactttgtttttttttttggttgatacttttttttctatttgaacTTTGCAATTCCCTTACCAACtctattattataattattacttttttttttttttttttttgaaatttattaTAATGGTGTAATCATCAGGTTAAGAATCGGTTCCTACGGCGACTGTGCAGCGAACAGGAGGTAACAGTAGTGAATGGAAGCATGCCGGGACCGGTGATACGGGTTAGGGAGGGGGACAGCCTCACTGTTCATGTCGTCAACCAGTCACCTGTCAATATTTCACTTCACTGGTAATTTTATGAGAATAGTTAATCTTATAGATTTATGAAGAATTGTTGGTGTCATCTTAAGAGAATAGTTCATGTTTTAAGTCTCAACATTAATCTCACGTTCAGGCATGGATTGTTTCAAAGACGGAGCGGATGGGCAGATGGAGCAGCTTATGTTACCCAGTGTCCCATTGTTCCAGGAAGCAGTTACACTTACAAATTTAACATCACTGATCAACGTGGAACTCTTTGGTGGCACTCTCACAAATCCATGAGCAGAGCTACCGTTTATGGGGCTTTCATTATCCACCCAAGGCACGGCAAAAATTATCCATTCCCCAAACCCGACAAAGAGGTTCCTATTGTATTTGGTTAGtcatctctttctctcgctctctctctctcataaatgGGTGAAAACCAAGGTTGACTCTGATGGTCGAGTCAATTCTAAGTGATTTAACTGATTAAGACACGAAAGAGTCATCGAAATTCAGTTTCCCAGGCTTGAAAACATCAGTAAACTTGATTCTGACTTTGATGTGAAATCTCCAATTTCTTTATTCTTCATGTTATGAATAAATTTGGGGTTGaattaccacaaaaaaaaaagaaaaaagtagtgaaaagttttttttttggttacatACAATTTTTCTTTGGGTGGGGGATCCTTCTACTGCCAAGCTGTCTGTATTGCATCGTGCACCCTAGACATAGCAAGTGGGAAAAAGACCGTCTTATCCTTGCCTGAGCATTTGTCTGAATGaaggtaaggtggtcttttcCGCCTTGCTGTGTGTGGGGCTCATGGAAGTTGTAGTATTTTTATCTACTCTATTTTCTACTCgctccattttcccaagttccttAAATAAAGAAGGGTGGACCCCATCCAGATAGGGGTAGAGTGATCATTTTGTCTCTCTATTAAAGGAATTTGGAAAAATGAACCTACTCAGAAAATGGAGTAGATAAAGGTCCCACGCGGCAgctcggaagtagaggatccgtaTCCATAAATAATTATACGTAACTATTTCAACGGTCCCAACTGTTATGAAAGGCGAAATCTTATTCATATTGATGTTTTCACACACGCTCCCACTAGTGCTTGAATGCTAAGGGGCGATGCTGTCTTTCAGGAATCTTCTCCCTAAAGGATAATCTAGGTAGGTAAAAAGATTTGTCTCTTGTGTGGCTCACCATGCATAGTTACATTGAGTTTTACCCATAAAATAATGTGCATGcacccatggtttgaggtattggtatcatattgtCTGTGTCAGGTGATACATACCACTTTTGCAAGTGATCGATCCCGATACTGTATCAATACTGTACTAATGACATGGTAcaaacaaaaggtaaaatggtcataaACCTATTTTTAAAAGTGGCTAAAGGGCAAATCTGTCTAATATGATCGGTCTATGTTGATACCGATccgatatcatatcggtttCCGAGTTGATCGATATCCGTTCcgtaccatgcactaaaaccatgcatcCATGGCCACATACATATAAACTTTTGCCATCCCCAATCTTAGCCAATGAAAACactcagaaaaaaaataaaataaaattggaagACTCTTTTCCTTAATTAAGTATAATTATTTAACTCGTAACGAGAGTCGCCTGAGTGGCAAAGTGAGTGATTCACGAAAGGCAATACAGGTTTTTTTGTAGTCCATATTTTATTAGCGAATCACTGACATAGCTTCGTCTGTTCACCTCAGGGGAGTGGTGGAATGCCAGCATCGCTGCCGTCGATATTCAAGGTTTAACCACGGGTCTTGGACCAAACCTTTCCAATGCTTTCACCATCAATGGCAAACCTGGCGATCTCTACCCATGTCCTGAAAAAGGTTTGTGTATTCTTCTTTTATACTCCGAAAACAAACCAAAGATTCAGAGATTCCTTTTTTTACATCTACTCTTCTCCTTTGTAAATTGATTCTCTTTGTCTTTTAACACAGATACGTTTAAGCTGAAGGTGAAACCTGATAACGTCTACCTCCTCCGCCTCATCAACGCTGCACTCAATAACCAATTATTCTTCAAGATCGCAAACCACAACCTCACAGTGGTCGCCATTGATGCCATCTACACCGAACCATATTCCACTGAGGTTGTGGTGAGCGCTCCTGGACAAACGGTTGACGTACTCTTTATTGCCAACAAAGCACCCAAGAGTTACTACATGGCAATTCAGCCCTACAGTAGTTCTGTAGCACCGTTCGATAATACAACTGGGACTGCAATCATAGAATACGAGGGAAGCACTTCATCACTCAAACCTGAGATGCCAATCCTTCCACCTTTCAATGATACACCAACTGCCCACAAATTCTATAGCAACCTAACCAGTCCTCTACACCAGGTGACCGATTTACCCTTACAAGTGGACGAACGGCTATTTATAACTATCGGTATGAGTATGTCACCTtgtggaattggaattggaagcAAAACAAACACCACTTGTTTGGGACCCAATGGAATGCGATTCTCAGCCAACATGAACGGCTTGTCATTCCAAATGCCCACCAAAATGTCTATTTTGCAGGCGGCTTGGTCAGGTGCGCACAAAGGTGTTTTCACTGCAGATTTCCCAAGCCATCCACTGGTAACCTTCGACTACACCAACATCAGCAACGTGTTTAACAAAGCATTTATGGTTACACAGAAGTCAACAAGTGTGAAAAAGATACCATTTAATTCGTCGGTAGAGATAGTGTTTCAGAATACGGCTATCATGGGAATGGAGAATCATCCAATACACTTGCACGGTTACGATTTCTACGTATTGGCTATggggtttgggaatttcaacCATATTCAAGATGTGAACAAGTTTAATTTGTTTAATCCACAGAAGCGTAACACCATTTCTGTACCTGCTGGTGGCTGGGCTGTCATCAGATTTCGAGCTGATAATCCAGGTAATaattaattatctttttttctCCTACCCTTAATTATGAAACTCTAGCTCTAACGTTTTCTGCTCCCCACAGGTACATGGGTAATGCACTGTCACCTAGAAACACACCTTTCGTGGGGCCTGGGTACGGTTTTGGTTGTTGAAGAGGGGCCAACCCCATTTTATAAACTCCCTCCCCCACCTTCCGATTATCCTCAATGTTAGAATTTGTGATTatttaacaccccccccccccaaaaaaaaaaagaaagaagaattactatatatatatatatagatagcaATGATTTGAGTTTCTGTTAGATTTtttgtgagtgagtggagtttgAGTAGAATTAAGTTGGCTTGGGTAACAGCAGCCAGAACAATAATTACGTAATAATGCAGTTAAGGCTCAGAATCTTTGTAATATATAATGTAAGAAGaaattctttgatttttggttcaaTGGCAGgaataaatttctttttgttttcaataaacaaaagagaaagttGTAAAAAGTTCTTTGGATTAATCAATTACTAGTTTTGGCTTTGGTTTCACTTACAGTCTTACGTAATGGAAGtcttaaatttattattatttttttctggatagttgaagtcttaatttGTTCGTTTCTGTGAAGTTGAAAATCAAACAGCTGGTACCAGATTTGACAAATGTCCTACCTGTCCAACTGGCTCCGCCTTAAAAGACAAGAGAATGATACCTACCCAACCTACCTAGATACATGACGTCTGCGACAACTAACTACGAAGTCAACCCGTTAATgggattatcatattttttatttttgagcaAATTTTACGGACACCACGTCTGAGTATTCAATATTGGACTTGCCAAACTTGATCAAAATGGTACCTTTCCCATTGACGTTAAGCACAGTgagtacccaaaggtgaaatacCCATTTTATCTCTTagttattaaaataaaataaaaactatatatGTGAACTGGATGGTTGGgcgaccatcacctgctccAGCTCCGGCAATCATTACCAGCGGTATTTCCCTATCCCTTTCCTTCTCCGTCTCTGAGTTACAGGTTCAGATTTGGGTATAGCTAATTACATCACAGCAGGATTGGGTTTAGGGCTTGAGAAACTAGGGATAGGGTTGCATAAGGTGGAGGGTTTCACACCCAAAATCTCAGGCTTAAAGGGGCTGAAATGGTGGATCCACAGGTCATCTTCTCAAACTCAAGGGTATCGCC
This window encodes:
- the LOC122652599 gene encoding laccase-7-like produces the protein MSRSMLLVACVFSLALASVVSSSAVEHTLIVKNRFLRRLCSEQEVTVVNGSMPGPVIRVREGDSLTVHVVNQSPVNISLHWHGLFQRRSGWADGAAYVTQCPIVPGSSYTYKFNITDQRGTLWWHSHKSMSRATVYGAFIIHPRHGKNYPFPKPDKEVPIVFGEWWNASIAAVDIQGLTTGLGPNLSNAFTINGKPGDLYPCPEKDTFKLKVKPDNVYLLRLINAALNNQLFFKIANHNLTVVAIDAIYTEPYSTEVVVSAPGQTVDVLFIANKAPKSYYMAIQPYSSSVAPFDNTTGTAIIEYEGSTSSLKPEMPILPPFNDTPTAHKFYSNLTSPLHQVTDLPLQVDERLFITIGMSMSPCGIGIGSKTNTTCLGPNGMRFSANMNGLSFQMPTKMSILQAAWSGAHKGVFTADFPSHPLVTFDYTNISNVFNKAFMVTQKSTSVKKIPFNSSVEIVFQNTAIMGMENHPIHLHGYDFYVLAMGFGNFNHIQDVNKFNLFNPQKRNTISVPAGGWAVIRFRADNPGTWVMHCHLETHLSWGLGTVLVVEEGPTPFYKLPPPPSDYPQC